The proteins below are encoded in one region of Puntigrus tetrazona isolate hp1 chromosome 5, ASM1883169v1, whole genome shotgun sequence:
- the LOC122344717 gene encoding unconventional myosin-XIX: MADVKQKLLFGNKDVSNVNSSDGTLRSLEKTGRPNRQKEKINGLKDRTQDLRESLNDSLDGELRDFLINEAELHTYDDLTKVNPVTPSTVLKCLQARYSAKVFYTHAGCTLVALNPFQPIPHLYSLDVMREYHSAPQPQEFKPHIFIVAEEAYRNVQGQVEPMNQSLVVSGESGAGKTWTSRCLMKYYATVATSSQKCQDTVEKIERRVLDSNPVMEAFGNACTLRNSNSSRFGKYIQLQLNSSQLLVGASVQTYLLEKTRVAFQAPNERNFHIFYQMMKGATGKQRLEWMLPLEQDFAWLPQSEKTLEEDCLQETVEAMINLGIDEGKRSQLFRILAGLLQLGNVNFSPASEEAQPCDLDGHSKGFLQKTADLLQVPLDELQSCLSVRALRAGKQSILKPCSLSECGVRRDCLAKVIYAQLFDWLVTFINNSMCAEDPMWCNFIGLLDVYGFECFLQNNLEQLCINYANEKLQQHFVAHYLKAQQEEYVSEGLRWSFIRYQDNQGCLDLVEGSPSSIFSLLNEECRLNRASDAKQFCVRLQKELSDNASISWDKLSKEPHFTVAHYAGKVSYQIEGMMEKNKDPVPPEILSLLQKSQDSLLHSLFAGSDSENEGSRGHSKVVTVVSKFKNSLESLMKILHSTTPHYTRCIKPNPDCRPLTFKKEEVIAQLEACGIVETINISAAGFPIRIPYGSFLQRYGLIANTRLTAQMNPENSPEMSNKAILGSSAENVLNVVLKRRVPNSALSPDDNNNMVHCGRTKVFLTHSLLEMLEEHRTRVRSQKALCIQCCWRRHQTRQRHLRTQAATRLQAGVRSWLVRREIKKWHKAASIIQTEWRRWRAWMDALAEAELDDAEDFMEKEASSVLPKLDPLLKERGSVQLSSIQEPVMVRGWPIGLAIASAPSITVSLTATGFQRIMSMMACLKIPFRHGEYKVNTNQFDQGVASIRAQPRGSIKMHLQRSPLLYADMHPAHKTDVVTGFNQILLERT, from the exons ATGGCGGACgtcaaacaaaagcttttattcgGAAATAAAGACGTTTCCAACGTTAACAGTTCTGACGGGACGCTCAGGAGTTTGGAAAAAACTGGAAGACCAAACCGCCAGAAGGAAAAG ATAAATGGACTTAAAGACAGAACCCAGGACCTTAGGGAATCTCTCAATGATTCACTGGATGGGGAACTCAGAGACTTCCTCATCAATGAAGCTGAACTACACACATACGATGACCTCACTAAAGTCAACCCGGTTACACCTTCTACAG TGCTGAAATGTCTGCAGGCCAGGTACAGCGCTAAGGTTTTCTACACGCATGCTGGCTGCACGCTGGTCGCTCTCAACCCCTTTCAGCCCATTCCTCACCTGTACTCTCTGGATGTGATGAGGGAATACCACTCCGCTCCTCAACCTCAG GAGTTTAAGCCACACATCTTCATCGTAGCGGAAGAAGCTTATAGGAATGTGCAGGGCCAGGTGGAGCCCATGAACCAGTCGCTGGTCGTCTCTGGAGAAAGTGGAGCTGGGAAG aCATGGACGTCACGCTGCCTGATGAAGTATTATGCCACTGTAGCCACCTCTTCTCAAAAGTGCCAGGACACCGTAGAGAAGATAGAACGACGAGTACTGGACTCCAATCCAGTCATGGAGGCGTTTG GGAATGCCTGTACGTTACGCAATAGCAACAGCAGTCGCTTTGGAAAATACATTCAACTTCAGCTCAACAG CTCTCAGCTGCTGGTTGGGGCATCGGTGCAGACGTATCTTTTGGAGAAAACCAGAGTGGCTTTCCAAGCACCAAATGAGAGAAATTTTCACATATTCTACCAG ATGATGAAAGGAGCCACAGGGAAACAGAGACTGGAGTGGATGCTGCCTTTGGAGCAAGACTTTGCTTGGTTGCCACAATCTGAGAAAACCTTAGAAG AAGACTGTTTGCAAGAGACGGTGGAAGCCATGATCAACCTTGGCATTGATGAGGGGAAAAGATCACAGCTTTTTAGG ATCCTTGCAGGTCTTCTGCAGCTGGGGAACGTGAACTTCAGTCCTGCGTCAGAAGAGGCTCAGCCGTGTGATCTTGACGGACACTCAAAAG GTTTCTTGCAGAAGACCGCTGACCTGCTGCAGGTGCCGTTAGACGAGCTGCAGTCATGTCTGAGCGTGAGAGCTCTGCGCGCTGGCAAACAGAGCATACTCAAACCTTGCTCTCTGTCGGAGTGTGGCGTCCGCAGAGACTGCCTGGCTAAAGTCATTTATGCACA GCTGTTTGACTGGTTAGTCACTTTCATAAACAACAGTATGTGTGCAGAAGATCCCATGTGGTGCAACTTCATTG GCCTGCTGGATGTGTACGGGTTTGAATGCTTCCTCCAGAACAATCTGGAGCAGCTGTGCATCAATTACGCCAACGAGAAGCTGCAACAGCACTTTGTGGCTCATTACCTGAAGGCTCAGCAGGAGGAGTATGTGTCCGAGGGGCTGCGGTGGTCCTTCATACGGTACCAAGACAACCAGGGATGCCTGGACCTGGTTGAAGGCAGCCCCTCCAGCATTTTCTCCCTGCTCAATGAG GAGTGTCGTCTGAACAGAGCATCGGATGCAAAGCAGTTTTGTGTGCGTCTGCAGAAGGAGCTGTCAGACAATGCCAGCATCAGCTGGGACAAACTCAGCAAGGAGCCCCATTTTACTGTGGCCCACTATGCAGGAAAAGTCAGTTACCAGATCGAGGGCATGATGGAGAAGAACAAG GACCCAGTTCCCCCTGAGATCCTCAGTCTCCTGCAGAAGTCCCAGGATTCATTGCTGCACAGTCTCTTTGCGGGCAGCGACAGTGAGAACGAGGGGTCTAGAGGACACAGCAAAGTGGTCACTGTCGTATCCAAATTTAAG AACTCTCTTGAAAGCCTGATGAAGATTTTGCACAGCACCACGCCGCACTACACGCGCTGCATCAAACCCAACCCAGACTGCAGGCCGCTCACCTTCAAAAAGGAAGAG GTTATCGCTCAGCTTGAGGCGTGCGGGATAGTAGAAACCATAAACATCAGCGCAGCGGGATTTCCCATCAG GATCCCATATGGCAGTTTCCTCCAAAGATACGGGCTGATTGCGAACACCAGACTAACTGCACAAATGAACCCAGAGAACA GCCCTGAGATGAGCAATAAGGCCATCCTGGGATCTTCTGCAGAGAATGTGCTCAATGTGGTCCTTAAGAGACGCGTCCCGAACTCCGCCCTCAGCCCTgatgacaacaacaacatggTGCACTGTGGCAGAACCAAAGTCTTTCTCACACACTCCCTG CTGGAGATGCTGGAGGAGCACAGGACCAGGGTGCGCTCACAGAAGGCGCTCTGTATCCAGTGCTGCTGGCGCAGGCACCAGACCCGTCAGCGTCACCTGAGGACGCAGGCTGCCACACGCTTACAAGCAG gtgTGAGATCCTGGCTGGTCAGAAGAGAGATTAAGAAATGGCACAAAGCTGCATCGATCATCCAGACCGAATGGAGGCGCTGGAGG GCGTGGATGGATGCGTTAGCCGAGGCAGAGCTGGATGATGCCGAGGATTTCATGGAGAAAGAAGCGTCGTCGGTGCTGCCGAAGCTGGACCCTCTGCTGAAGGAGAGAGGATCGGTGCAGCTCTCCAGCATCCAGGAGCCTGTGATGGTCAGAGGCTGGCCCATCGGTCTGGCCATAGCCTCTGCTCCCAGCATCACCGTCTCTCTGACGGCCACTGGTTTCCAGCGGATCATGTCCATGATGGCCTGCCTGAAGATCCCGTTCAGACACGGTGAATACAAAGTGAACACCAACCAGTTTGACCAGGGTGTGGCGTCTATCAGAGCTCAACCACGG GGCTCCATTAAGATGCATCTTCAGAGGTCTCCGCTGCTCTATGCTGACATGCATCCAGCGCACAAGACAGACGTGGTGACCGGATTCAACCAGATCCTGCTGGAGAGAACCTGA
- the pigw gene encoding phosphatidylinositol-glycan biosynthesis class W protein gives MASAEVKVAFVSNHNGTTLLEVSLGSFLAPLCFLSRGLFLIVFHLGKGVLPFSWGTHLLLDFTALIAPLVLSCTALSDILHFVIMGIAVVDLVVLYLVYKNRKRPSQGSLHGTIDRFVQSRVESDVVPFVTVFRVLVNVKTAISILAVDFSVYPRRYAKTETYGTGVMDFGVGAYVMANALVCPEARGKNIQGSKIGHVFKQLISVWPLVLLGFVRLASVKSAGYHEHVTEYGVHWNFFFTLAIVRVVASALLAIFPVSTSGLIALLIGGSYQVVLETTGLKSFLIHNNERTGFLQANREGIFSVVGYVAIYMAGVQVGRYLMQSRHLVKDWIRVVRDLLLTSFGLFFGLYVCQICTEPVSRRMANLSFCIWTVAQALFFLSCISTADLLLLFSKAMSNFPFVSVSWYPYQNKKSVLDEKMRKAVDALCLVQSVNRNQLLYFLLANIMTGLTNVLINTLNSNDVLAVSVLLLYMFMNSLVIFILHINNITIKFW, from the coding sequence ATGGCATCGGCAGAAGTAAAAGTTGCATTCGTCAGCAATCACAATGGGACGACCCTATTGGAGGTTTCGCTGGGATCGTTTTTAGCCCCTCTGTGTTTTCTCAGCCGAGGACTCTTCCTGATAGTCTTCCACCTTGGGAAAGGGGTTCTTCCGTTCTCCTGGGGAACCCATCTCCTGCTGGACTTCACAGCACTGATAGCGCCTCTGGTCCTGTCGTGCACCGCACTAAGCGACATCCTTCACTTTGTCATCATGGGCATCGCTGTAGTTGACTTAGTCGTCCTATACCTCGTTTACAAGAACAGAAAGCGTCCGTCTCAAGGTTCCCTTCACGGCACGATCGACAGATTCGTGCAGAGCAGAGTAGAATCCGACGTGGTGCCGTTTGTGACCGTGTTTCGAGTTCTGGTCAACGTGAAGACGGCCATAAGCATTTTGGCTGTCGATTTCAGCGTCTACCCAAGACGTTACGCGAAAACCGAGACGTATGGGACAGGGGTGATGGATTTCGGCGTCGGGGCGTATGTCATGGCCAATGCACTGGTGTGTCCCGAAGCAAGAGGGAAGAACATTCAAGGGTCGAAGATCGGTCATGTGTTTAAACAGTTGATTTCCGTCTGGCCGTTGGTCTTGTTAGGGTTCGTGAGGCTTGCGAGCGTCAAATCGGCGGGCTACCACGAACATGTGACAGAATATGGAGTCCACTGGAACTTCTTCTTCACGTTAGCCATCGTCCGAGTGGTGGCGTCTGCACTTCTGGCTATTTTTCCTGTGAGCACCTCAGGGCTCATTGCCCTTCTCATTGGTGGTTCCTACCAGGTCGTATTGGAGACAACGGGTCTAAAGTCCTTTCTCATCCACAATAACGAGCGCACCGGCTTTCTGCAGGCAAACAGAGAGGGTATCTTCTCGGTTGTGGGTTACGTCGCCATCTACATGGCTGGGGTCCAGGTCGGCCGTTACCTCATGCAGAGCAGACATTTGGTGAAAGACTGGATCAGAGTGGTCCGTGACCTTCTGTTAACCAGTTTTGGGTTGTTCTTCGGTCTTTACGTGTGCCAGATATGCACCGAGCCAGTGTCACGCAGAATGGCCAACCTATCCTTCTGTATTTGGACTGTAGCGCAGGCTTTGTTCTTTCTCTCATGCATAAGCACAGCTGACTTACTGTTACTTTTTTCTAAAGCCATGTCGAATTTTCCGTTTGTCTCCGTATCGTGGTATCCATATCAAAACAAGAAGTCAGTACTagatgagaaaatgagaaaagctGTGGATGCGTTATGCCTCGTACAGTCCGTTAACCGGAACCAGTTGCTATATTTCCTGCTTGCAAATATCATGACCGGTTTGACCAACGTGTTAATCAACACTCTGAACAGCAATGATGTTTTAGCTGTAAGTGTTTTGCTCTTGTATATGTTTATGAACAGCTTAGTCATATTCATACTGCATATCAATAACATAACCATTAAGTTCTGGTAA